The following are encoded together in the Euwallacea fornicatus isolate EFF26 chromosome 29, ASM4011564v1, whole genome shotgun sequence genome:
- the LOC136347561 gene encoding uncharacterized protein — MLVFTFTLLLLCSKLQVAVSHPLDEHAEDIRVEGLAVDPSEVDKVVAKASAISSKALKEVITSDNADTKKHYYLFKIKEFYDFLPLYRQKDDRYLRLEIVDKDDMGFAQHQHFDGDTDSNHHEATLADHRSLVKRNVDKSDFSDATLCDNINVLQTMFLRKRKRDVSATLTVPKHEW, encoded by the exons ATGCTCGTTTTTACTTTTACGTTATTATTGCTGTGTAGTAAACTCCAAGTGGCCGTCAGTCATCCCCTAGACGAACATGCAGAGGACATTAGGGTGGAAGGGTTAGCAGTTGATCCCAGTGAGGTGGATAAAGTGGTGGCTAAAGCGTCAGCGATATCGTCCAAAGCATTAAAGGAGGTCATAACTAGTGACAATGCAGATACCAAGAAACATTATTACCTCTTTAAAATTAAGGAGTTCTACGACTTTTTGCCTCTATATCGCCAGAAGGATGATCGATACTTACGGCTGGAAATTGTAGATAAAGACGACATGGGATTTGCTCAACATCAACATTTTGACGGGGACACAGATAGTAACCATCATGAAGCGACATTAGCTGACCATCGAAGTCTCGTTAAGAGAAACGTGGACAAAAGTGATTTTAGTGATGCCACATTATGTGACAATATTAATGTGCTGCAGACAATGTTTCTGCGAAAAAGGAAACGAGACGTTAGTGCCACTTTGACCGTGCCAA AGCACGAGTGGTGA